Proteins encoded together in one Microcaecilia unicolor chromosome 3, aMicUni1.1, whole genome shotgun sequence window:
- the LOC115466335 gene encoding protein ZNF783-like, with protein sequence MVSCLLFQALFKDVAAYFLEVDWDILGEWQKELYKKVIKEVHDILISRGYSIVNPDVIFKIKNEDEKYFTQHFEWEEKENPDHLIKSK encoded by the exons ATGGTGTCTTGTCTGTTGTTCCAGGCCTTGTTCAAGGATgtcgctgcttatttcttggaagtggactgggacattctgggagaatggcagaaggagctgtacaagaaggtcatcaaggaggttcatgacatcctcatctcacgag gttattcaattgttaatcctgatgtcatattCAAGATTAAGAACGAAGacgagaaatatttcactcaacattttgagtgggaggaaaaagaaaacccagatcATCTCATTaagagtaagtaa